Proteins encoded in a region of the Mycoplasmoides pirum ATCC 25960 genome:
- a CDS encoding M3 family metallopeptidase, which produces MKNLLKSKKNNFNLNWDLEDILEGKSLDELFNLWYKSQTKLVELYNNGNCYKTEKNFAKYLAFDLKASKLSNRISNYISNKLSENSLDQKIRAWEQKLINVSQKFDCVFSNEYNQIFKNKKQIEKYLKKPKYFQYKRIFNLIFKFEKNLLPEKIETLLNFFSNGIMDFSGIYQILSSAEIKYDNAINKNNKQIKIQNETQGYLLLKKPDPKIRKSAWYSLKNAYLAHKNLITKLLYYNYLSLNLFSKINNFKNLIEAQNKSDEIDENFTNLIFKNIKKYSEIYNKYSIISNKALKIKYKLSKVNPWDRELELFRVNNYYSIEKAKNIVINALKCLGNEYIQNIKKIFNENWISWLPKHNKQLGAYSIGEIYGLKKFYIFLNYDYTLDSVYSLIHELGHSCHSIYLTKKQKIYCETDTFSAEIASLVNETLLSLYLINKNKNNLKFVANVYEQIISNFFNTTLFQIILYDFELQFVKEINKNKSISSEFLFEMYLKSFVSCGILKKEKINSFQKKKNFKSLAHILKIDHFYTGTFYVYKYSISQIVALNIAIKIFNGDSKTLKKYFNFLSLGTSLSPLEIIQSLEINIYDSEPWEFAFSYINNLINEYKIILKKLNLQ; this is translated from the coding sequence ATGAAAAATTTATTAAAAAGCAAAAAAAATAATTTTAATTTGAATTGAGATTTAGAAGACATTTTAGAAGGAAAAAGTTTAGATGAATTATTTAATCTGTGATACAAATCTCAAACAAAATTAGTTGAATTATACAACAACGGAAATTGCTATAAAACTGAAAAAAATTTTGCAAAATATTTAGCATTTGATTTAAAAGCTTCTAAACTTTCAAATAGAATTTCAAATTACATTTCAAATAAATTAAGTGAAAATTCATTAGATCAAAAAATTAGAGCATGAGAACAGAAATTGATAAATGTTAGTCAAAAATTTGATTGTGTTTTTTCAAATGAATATAATCAAATTTTTAAAAATAAAAAACAAATTGAAAAGTATTTAAAAAAACCTAAATATTTTCAATATAAAAGAATATTTAATTTAATTTTTAAATTTGAAAAAAATTTATTGCCAGAAAAAATTGAAACTTTATTAAATTTTTTTAGTAATGGAATTATGGACTTTTCTGGAATTTATCAAATTTTAAGTTCAGCAGAAATAAAATATGATAATGCTATAAATAAAAATAATAAACAAATAAAAATCCAAAATGAGACACAGGGCTATTTATTATTGAAAAAACCAGATCCAAAAATAAGAAAATCAGCTTGATATTCTTTGAAAAATGCTTATCTAGCACACAAAAATTTAATTACAAAATTGTTGTATTATAACTATTTATCGTTAAATTTGTTTTCAAAAATTAATAATTTTAAAAATTTAATTGAGGCTCAAAATAAATCTGATGAAATAGATGAAAATTTTACAAATTTAATATTTAAAAACATTAAAAAATATTCTGAAATTTATAACAAATATTCTATTATTAGTAATAAGGCATTAAAAATTAAATACAAATTATCAAAAGTTAATCCTTGAGATAGAGAATTAGAATTATTTAGAGTTAACAACTACTACTCTATTGAAAAAGCTAAAAATATAGTCATTAATGCGTTAAAATGTTTGGGAAATGAATATATTCAAAATATTAAAAAAATTTTTAATGAAAATTGAATATCGTGATTGCCAAAACATAATAAACAACTAGGAGCTTATTCAATTGGCGAAATTTATGGTTTGAAAAAATTTTATATTTTTTTAAATTATGATTATACGTTAGATTCTGTTTATTCATTGATTCATGAATTAGGTCATTCTTGTCACTCGATTTATTTAACAAAAAAACAAAAAATTTATTGTGAAACTGATACTTTTTCAGCAGAAATAGCTTCATTGGTGAATGAAACATTATTAAGTTTGTACTTAATTAATAAAAATAAAAATAATTTAAAATTTGTTGCAAATGTTTATGAACAAATAATTTCTAATTTTTTTAATACAACTTTATTTCAAATTATCTTATATGATTTTGAACTTCAATTTGTTAAGGAAATAAACAAAAATAAATCTATATCATCAGAATTTTTGTTCGAAATGTATTTGAAATCATTTGTTAGTTGTGGCATTTTAAAAAAAGAAAAAATAAATTCTTTTCAAAAAAAGAAAAATTTTAAATCTTTAGCACACATATTAAAAATTGATCATTTTTATACTGGAACATTTTATGTTTATAAATACTCTATTTCTCAAATTGTTGCATTAAATATAGCTATAAAAATTTTTAATGGTGATTCTAAAACTTTAAAAAAATATTTTAATTTTTTATCTTTAGGAACATCATTATCTCCGCTAGAAATAATTCAATCATTAGAAATAAATATATACGACTCAGAACCATGAGAATTTGCTTTTTCATACATAAATAATTTAATTAATGAATATAAAATCATTTTAAAAAAATTAAATTTACAGTAA
- the ispG gene encoding flavodoxin-dependent (E)-4-hydroxy-3-methylbut-2-enyl-diphosphate synthase, with the protein MSKITTRLNTKQVKVKNLKLGGQNKILLQSMTIAKTKNIKACLKEINNLYKEGAELVRVAIFDDADAKAIKEIIKLAPCPIIADIHFNPYYAIAALKAGIAKIRLNPGNINDKKMLIEIAKLANKKEIPIRVGVNSGSLPIDLMNKYGVTAKAMNIAAQRYVKMLNNVGFDNIVISLKTSTPLLSIEAYEMGSKIFKYPMHLGITEAGTILNGAIKSVAGLTPLILKGIGDTMRISLATNPIEEIKVGKRLLNSLGLYENLVNVVACPTCGRLNFNMFPVVDEIENYVKEMNFPLRISILGCTVNGPGEAKEADIGIAGGAGKGIIFKKGVVFKSVKESELVSELKKLIDEEYEKFIKKQKK; encoded by the coding sequence ATGTCTAAAATTACTACAAGATTAAATACAAAACAAGTAAAAGTAAAAAACTTAAAACTAGGTGGTCAAAATAAAATTTTGTTGCAATCAATGACAATTGCAAAAACTAAAAATATAAAAGCATGTCTCAAAGAAATTAATAATCTTTATAAAGAAGGTGCTGAATTAGTTAGAGTTGCTATATTTGATGATGCAGATGCTAAAGCAATTAAAGAAATAATAAAATTGGCTCCTTGTCCTATCATTGCAGATATTCATTTCAATCCCTATTACGCTATAGCTGCATTAAAAGCGGGCATAGCAAAAATAAGATTAAATCCAGGAAATATTAATGATAAAAAAATGTTGATAGAAATTGCTAAATTAGCAAATAAAAAAGAAATACCTATCAGAGTTGGAGTAAATTCAGGAAGTTTGCCAATAGATTTAATGAATAAATATGGCGTAACTGCGAAAGCCATGAATATAGCCGCGCAGCGATATGTGAAAATGTTAAATAATGTAGGATTTGATAATATAGTTATTTCGTTAAAAACATCAACGCCGCTGTTGTCTATTGAAGCGTATGAAATGGGTTCAAAAATATTTAAATATCCAATGCACTTAGGAATTACAGAAGCAGGAACTATATTAAATGGTGCTATTAAATCTGTTGCGGGATTAACACCGTTAATATTAAAAGGAATTGGAGATACGATGCGTATCTCTTTAGCAACAAATCCAATAGAAGAAATTAAAGTTGGTAAAAGATTATTAAATTCTTTAGGTCTTTATGAAAATTTAGTTAATGTTGTTGCTTGCCCTACATGTGGTAGATTAAATTTTAATATGTTTCCAGTGGTTGATGAAATTGAAAATTATGTTAAAGAAATGAATTTTCCTTTGAGAATTTCAATATTGGGTTGTACAGTCAATGGACCAGGCGAAGCAAAAGAAGCGGATATAGGAATTGCGGGTGGAGCAGGCAAAGGTATTATTTTTAAAAAAGGTGTAGTTTTTAAATCTGTAAAAGAATCTGAGTTAGTTTCGGAATTAAAAAAATTGATTGATGAAGAATATGAAAAATTTATTAAAAAGCAAAAAAAATAA
- a CDS encoding NAD(P)H-dependent oxidoreductase has translation MTKNLILVGSNSYKSINYEVAKKLQNKTNYDLISLKDFDVPIYSLENEEKGIPVKIKELEKKIINYEKIILLTPEHNGYLPSFLKNIFDWLSRDLNFKKGNYFQNQKLFIVSVSPGKSGGETVRKISSNLLTYSGAKIIGTYGIGSYSNLKNIDFEINKIINNIKN, from the coding sequence ATGACAAAAAATTTAATTCTTGTGGGAAGTAATTCATATAAATCTATTAATTATGAAGTAGCAAAAAAATTACAAAATAAAACTAATTATGATTTAATTTCATTAAAAGATTTTGATGTACCTATATATAGTTTAGAAAATGAAGAAAAAGGAATCCCTGTAAAAATTAAAGAATTAGAAAAAAAGATAATTAATTATGAAAAAATAATATTGCTTACACCTGAGCACAATGGATATTTGCCAAGTTTTTTAAAAAATATCTTTGATTGATTAAGTAGAGATTTAAATTTTAAAAAAGGTAATTATTTTCAAAATCAAAAACTATTTATAGTTTCTGTTTCACCTGGAAAATCTGGTGGAGAAACTGTTAGAAAAATATCAAGTAATTTATTAACGTATAGTGGTGCAAAAATTATTGGGACTTATGGAATAGGGTCCTATTCAAATTTAAAAAACATTGATTTTGAAATAAATAAAATTATTAATAATATAAAAAATTAG
- a CDS encoding beta/alpha barrel domain-containing protein codes for MHYKFNNQKVLSFSILPLIDKFDLNYLKTLKHIGLTNIHYDVMDEFTNTRGFDTSHLDSLHALGFKVNVHFMVSNISSKLVEFIEYPFLGICFHVEALKNINDGLEYIKFIKNHNKRAGIAFKFDTDFSKYLDLIKMVDYITLMSVVPGKGGQIYNSIVEKNVKTLEKLCLVNNIDFPEIEFDGGITNVEIQKLWANGNIFVSGSWFNNLNLEEKKKIINLVSSNNFWNPFN; via the coding sequence ATGCATTATAAATTTAATAACCAAAAGGTTTTATCTTTTTCTATCTTACCATTAATTGATAAGTTTGATTTAAATTATTTAAAAACACTTAAACATATTGGTTTAACAAATATCCATTATGATGTAATGGATGAATTTACAAATACAAGAGGATTTGACACTTCTCATTTAGACAGCTTACATGCATTGGGATTCAAAGTAAATGTTCATTTTATGGTTTCTAATATTTCTTCAAAATTAGTAGAATTTATAGAATATCCATTTTTAGGAATTTGCTTTCATGTGGAAGCATTAAAAAATATTAATGATGGATTAGAATATATTAAATTTATTAAAAATCACAATAAGAGAGCTGGTATTGCTTTTAAATTTGATACTGATTTTTCAAAATATTTAGATTTAATAAAAATGGTAGACTATATAACTTTAATGTCTGTTGTTCCTGGAAAAGGTGGTCAAATATATAATTCGATAGTAGAAAAAAATGTTAAAACTTTAGAAAAACTATGTTTAGTTAATAATATTGATTTTCCAGAAATTGAATTTGATGGCGGAATTACTAATGTGGAAATTCAAAAATTATGGGCAAACGGAAATATTTTTGTTTCTGGTTCATGATTTAACAATTTAAATTTAGAAGAGAAGAAAAAAATTATTAATTTGGTTTCTTCTAATAATTTTTGAAACCCATTTAACTAA
- a CDS encoding glucose-6-phosphate isomerase, whose translation MTLKFNPKLVKTISNKEIQNQYKLKISKIHKSIVDKTCLGNEMLGWYDYPNDSCLSLLKNIKNLANQWKKLKINEVVIAGIGGSYTGIKAILQFVCNSRRTKNINFTFFDSLSTNNLTYIKNLKNKNWAIIVISKSGGTLETSINFRILREELKKKYKNKHNERIVAITDPNHGALNKLCKKHNYKMLAIYPNIGGRFSTITPVGLFPAALVNIDIDEIIRGAKQAKNDLKSDDLNKNSAYLYAAYRHYLYKICHYDVENVMVYEENLEYLCIQHRQLFGETEGKNKDSLYPTYSICTTDLHSMGQLLQEGKQIFFETVIKINKPFQNINIQKSSFENDDQLDYLSNKSLHEINYLVCEAVKKAHSNVGINILEIILDDMSEYTFGYVYFWLSLATTMSGLLLGHNPFNQPGVQAYKNLMFKMLGKK comes from the coding sequence ATGACATTAAAATTTAATCCTAAATTAGTCAAAACTATTTCTAATAAAGAAATTCAAAACCAATACAAATTAAAGATTTCTAAAATTCATAAAAGTATTGTTGATAAAACATGCTTAGGTAATGAAATGTTGGGTTGATATGATTATCCGAATGATAGTTGTTTGAGTTTATTAAAAAATATTAAAAATTTGGCAAATCAATGAAAAAAGTTAAAAATTAATGAAGTTGTTATTGCTGGAATAGGTGGTTCTTATACTGGCATCAAAGCTATTCTTCAATTTGTGTGCAATTCAAGAAGAACTAAAAATATTAATTTCACTTTTTTTGATTCTTTATCTACTAATAATTTAACTTATATAAAAAATTTGAAAAATAAAAATTGAGCTATTATTGTTATTAGTAAATCTGGCGGAACTCTAGAAACTTCAATAAATTTTAGAATTTTAAGAGAAGAATTAAAGAAAAAATATAAAAATAAGCATAATGAAAGAATTGTTGCAATCACTGATCCCAATCATGGTGCTTTAAATAAATTGTGCAAAAAACACAATTATAAAATGTTAGCAATTTATCCTAATATAGGTGGTAGATTTTCTACTATAACTCCTGTTGGATTATTTCCGGCAGCTTTAGTAAATATTGATATTGATGAAATAATACGTGGTGCAAAACAAGCAAAAAATGATTTAAAATCAGATGATTTAAATAAAAATAGCGCTTATTTATATGCAGCATATAGACATTACCTTTATAAAATATGCCATTATGATGTAGAGAATGTTATGGTTTATGAAGAAAATTTAGAATATTTGTGCATTCAACATAGACAATTATTTGGAGAAACGGAAGGAAAAAATAAAGATTCTTTATATCCAACATATTCTATTTGCACAACAGATTTACATTCTATGGGACAATTACTTCAAGAAGGCAAACAAATATTTTTTGAGACAGTTATTAAAATTAATAAACCATTTCAGAATATTAATATTCAAAAATCTTCATTTGAAAATGATGATCAACTTGATTATTTATCAAATAAATCATTACATGAAATTAATTATTTAGTTTGTGAAGCTGTTAAAAAAGCGCATTCTAATGTTGGGATAAATATTTTAGAAATTATTTTAGATGATATGTCTGAATATACATTTGGATATGTTTATTTTTGATTATCTTTAGCAACTACAATGTCTGGTTTATTGCTAGGACATAATCCTTTTAATCAACCAGGAGTTCAAGCATATAAAAATTTAATGTTTAAGATGTTAGGTAAAAAATAA
- the rsgA gene encoding ribosome small subunit-dependent GTPase A: MKAIILKINANQIVVWYKNEKYEVFAPGKWKKNLILRPGDKVELILKNNEYQINTFFKRKNCLDKPKVANIDNIVIVQSYVMPNINWNQLLKTLFFYEYHLNIKPIVVITKTDIVNLNSSDQHYLDDLKKQDYLIFVKNNENDFNNFLLKLSNKITSFVGQSGVGKSTLINDINPNFLRLTNEISKKLKRGKNTTTQTELLPFNGGFLVDTPGYSKFSNNLDERQLSIASNLFKILKLKCKFQDCLHINELNCAIKNAVNNSLIPKWQYDIYVHLQKQLKKNNFLN, from the coding sequence ATGAAAGCAATAATTTTAAAAATAAATGCAAATCAAATTGTTGTTTGATATAAAAATGAAAAATATGAGGTATTTGCACCAGGAAAATGAAAAAAAAATTTAATTTTACGTCCAGGTGATAAAGTTGAATTAATCCTTAAAAATAATGAATATCAAATAAATACATTTTTTAAAAGAAAAAATTGTTTGGACAAACCAAAAGTTGCTAATATTGATAATATAGTTATTGTTCAATCTTATGTTATGCCAAATATTAATTGAAATCAATTACTTAAAACATTATTTTTTTATGAATATCATTTAAATATAAAACCAATTGTTGTTATTACAAAAACAGATATAGTTAATTTAAATTCAAGTGATCAGCATTATTTAGATGATTTAAAAAAACAAGATTATTTAATTTTTGTAAAAAATAATGAAAACGATTTTAATAATTTTCTTTTAAAATTGTCAAATAAAATTACTTCTTTTGTTGGCCAAAGTGGTGTAGGAAAATCAACATTAATCAACGATATAAACCCTAATTTTTTAAGATTAACAAATGAAATTTCTAAAAAATTGAAAAGAGGAAAAAACACCACAACTCAAACAGAATTGTTACCCTTCAATGGAGGTTTTTTAGTTGATACTCCAGGATATTCAAAATTTTCAAACAATTTAGATGAAAGACAATTAAGTATTGCTTCTAATTTATTTAAAATTTTAAAATTGAAATGTAAATTTCAAGATTGCTTACACATTAATGAATTAAATTGCGCGATAAAAAATGCAGTAAATAATTCGTTAATTCCAAAATGACAATATGATATTTATGTTCATTTGCAAAAACAATTAAAAAAAAATAATTTTTTGAATTAA
- a CDS encoding serine/threonine-protein kinase: protein MQNKSNKVDLLLPGDLILGKYKIIKPLSKGGMDSYIYSGINISLDTNLSTDFELAKVVVKVVQRIPTMKEHNWTKFLEELVTASRVQHTNLVQTYDVIQQHMEVTRNNETIILNDVAVIIMENINGPSLRQLLNSKGYLSVDEAMYYFKKIVLGTRRLHTYSHMIIHRDLKPENILLSKDLREIKILDFGISSSVIVQDLDFKAITDEQSLFGTVEYMSPDNLDFEINSKTGKKVRKPPTPQLDFYSLGVILFEMLTGEKPFVKNLKDDKATIKKARSYDIPVMQGIRYDIPNSIENIVFKCIASKREDLHLRYLNCDELLNDVNSYNDSNRINEPLLKPVTSRILEREDSFNPQFSKSKESFRYSRTSFILISSVVIIFLIAIIISAILLFK, encoded by the coding sequence ATGCAAAATAAATCGAATAAAGTCGATTTATTATTACCTGGAGATTTAATTCTTGGTAAATATAAGATTATTAAACCTTTATCAAAAGGGGGAATGGATTCTTATATTTATTCTGGAATTAACATTTCTTTAGATACAAATCTATCAACTGATTTTGAATTGGCAAAAGTTGTGGTTAAAGTTGTACAACGTATTCCAACTATGAAAGAACACAATTGAACTAAGTTTTTGGAAGAATTAGTAACAGCAAGTAGAGTACAACATACTAATTTAGTTCAAACATATGATGTAATTCAACAGCATATGGAAGTAACTAGAAATAATGAAACTATTATTTTAAATGATGTAGCTGTCATCATTATGGAAAATATAAATGGTCCATCCTTACGTCAATTATTAAATAGCAAGGGTTATTTAAGTGTTGATGAAGCTATGTATTATTTTAAAAAAATTGTTTTAGGCACTAGAAGATTACATACATATTCACATATGATTATTCACCGCGATTTAAAGCCTGAAAATATTTTGTTATCCAAAGATTTAAGAGAAATTAAAATATTAGATTTTGGAATTTCTTCATCTGTTATTGTGCAAGATTTAGATTTTAAAGCTATTACTGATGAACAATCATTATTTGGTACTGTAGAATATATGTCTCCAGACAATTTAGATTTTGAGATAAATTCAAAAACAGGAAAAAAAGTTAGAAAACCTCCAACACCACAACTAGATTTTTATTCATTAGGTGTAATTTTATTTGAAATGTTAACTGGCGAAAAACCATTTGTTAAAAATTTAAAAGATGATAAAGCGACAATTAAAAAAGCAAGATCATATGATATCCCCGTTATGCAAGGTATTAGATATGATATTCCTAATAGTATTGAAAATATAGTTTTTAAATGTATTGCGTCAAAACGTGAAGATTTGCATTTAAGGTACTTAAATTGTGATGAATTATTAAATGATGTAAATTCATATAATGATTCAAATAGAATTAATGAGCCTTTATTAAAACCAGTAACATCAAGAATATTGGAACGCGAAGATAGTTTTAATCCTCAATTTAGTAAAAGTAAAGAATCATTTAGATATAGTAGAACATCTTTTATATTAATATCTTCTGTTGTAATTATTTTTTTAATTGCAATTATTATTTCTGCAATTCTTTTATTTAAATAA
- a CDS encoding PP2C family protein-serine/threonine phosphatase: protein MQDNFFGSASDVGIVRKENQDAVFVGTNSYNNLVAIVCDGLGGYKGGAIASNIVCNLFKEEFLNTNFDGRSKKFVEDWFSQACYKSRNLIKNYIEENNEESDLNQMATTIVLTLIANKKIYTFWVGDSRAYLVNTKKETWQITLDHNLYNMLKMAKATEETFKKHASELLALTNIISKDIENEQTFGVSIHEPKPDEKYLLLSSDGFYNFVKSEDFFDQIDKNSNDMTQASKYLINLAMSNMSNDNVTVALVNLTEVLHAK from the coding sequence ATGCAAGATAATTTTTTTGGTTCAGCATCTGATGTTGGCATTGTTCGTAAAGAAAATCAAGATGCAGTTTTTGTTGGAACAAACTCTTATAATAATTTAGTTGCAATAGTGTGTGACGGATTAGGTGGCTATAAAGGTGGAGCAATAGCTTCAAATATTGTTTGTAATCTTTTTAAAGAAGAATTTTTAAATACAAATTTTGATGGAAGATCTAAAAAATTTGTAGAGGATTGATTTTCACAGGCTTGCTATAAATCCCGTAATTTAATTAAAAATTATATTGAAGAAAATAATGAAGAATCTGATTTAAATCAAATGGCTACAACCATTGTTTTAACATTAATTGCAAATAAAAAAATATACACTTTTTGAGTTGGTGATTCTAGAGCTTATCTTGTAAATACAAAAAAAGAAACATGGCAAATTACCTTAGATCATAATCTTTATAATATGTTAAAAATGGCGAAAGCAACCGAAGAAACATTTAAAAAACATGCTAGCGAATTGTTGGCATTAACAAATATTATTTCTAAAGATATTGAAAATGAACAAACTTTTGGAGTATCTATTCATGAACCCAAACCAGATGAAAAATATTTATTGTTATCATCAGATGGTTTTTATAATTTTGTAAAGTCTGAAGATTTTTTTGATCAAATAGATAAAAATTCAAATGATATGACTCAGGCTTCTAAATATTTAATTAATTTAGCAATGAGTAATATGAGTAATGATAATGTAACAGTTGCACTTGTTAATTTAACAGAGGTTTTGCATGCAAAATAA
- the gmk gene encoding guanylate kinase translates to MKGFIILISGPSGVGKGTIIEKLMKYPELKLVYSISATTRNKRIGEIDGKHYFFKSHDEFEKMIKNNELLEYAKYVNNYYGTPMSQVESILNSGNNLLLEIEYQGVIQVLKKIPESISIFITPPSFKELYNRLKNRGSETIELIDQRIDQAKKELCISKKIYKYVIVNDILEETVKEIYNILAKEINIK, encoded by the coding sequence ATGAAAGGTTTTATTATTTTAATTTCAGGTCCAAGCGGTGTTGGCAAAGGAACAATTATTGAAAAATTGATGAAATATCCTGAATTAAAATTAGTTTATAGTATTTCTGCAACAACACGGAACAAACGAATTGGTGAAATCGATGGTAAACATTATTTTTTTAAATCTCATGATGAGTTTGAAAAAATGATAAAAAATAATGAATTATTAGAATATGCAAAATATGTAAATAATTATTATGGAACTCCAATGAGTCAAGTTGAGAGCATTTTAAATTCTGGCAATAATTTATTGCTTGAAATTGAGTATCAAGGTGTTATTCAAGTTCTTAAAAAAATACCTGAATCAATAAGTATTTTTATAACTCCGCCTTCGTTTAAAGAATTATATAATCGTTTAAAAAATCGTGGTTCTGAAACAATTGAACTTATTGATCAAAGAATAGACCAAGCTAAAAAGGAATTATGTATTTCCAAAAAAATTTATAAATATGTAATTGTTAATGATATTTTAGAAGAAACAGTTAAAGAAATTTATAATATTCTTGCAAAAGAAATCAATATAAAATAA
- the def gene encoding peptide deformylase, which produces MKDKFMDYKPTQEWLTIDKDNSMRIKCEKINFPLNKIDIDNINKMIAYVDESYKGNAKKFNIRPGIGIAANQIGYKKRMFYIHLNDENHIEHKYFLINPEIVSLSAAKAYLSHGEGCLSVPKDKKGFVIRNSKIKIKGFDYFQQKEIIIEAKGLLSMCLQHEYDHLEGKLYYDRINPINPEYANNEWEKI; this is translated from the coding sequence ATGAAAGATAAATTTATGGATTATAAACCAACACAAGAATGATTAACTATTGATAAAGATAATTCAATGAGAATTAAATGTGAAAAAATTAATTTTCCACTAAATAAAATTGATATAGATAATATTAATAAAATGATTGCTTATGTTGACGAAAGTTATAAAGGCAATGCAAAAAAATTTAACATTCGTCCAGGAATTGGAATTGCTGCAAATCAAATTGGTTACAAAAAAAGAATGTTTTACATTCATTTAAATGATGAAAATCATATTGAACATAAATATTTTTTAATTAATCCCGAAATTGTAAGTTTATCAGCTGCTAAAGCATATTTATCACATGGAGAAGGATGTTTAAGCGTACCTAAAGATAAAAAAGGTTTTGTCATTCGCAATTCGAAAATAAAAATTAAAGGTTTTGATTATTTTCAACAAAAAGAAATAATTATTGAAGCAAAAGGTCTTTTAAGCATGTGTTTACAACATGAATATGATCATTTAGAAGGTAAACTTTATTATGATCGGATAAATCCTATAAATCCTGAATACGCAAACAATGAATGAGAAAAAATTTAA